The following are encoded in a window of Lacinutrix sp. WUR7 genomic DNA:
- a CDS encoding transposase codes for MYRNDKVIRRYSEPFKLKILAELTIGKHTKSELCKLYSIAPTTVNVWIKKYNRKDLMNTRVKVETKDEISRIKALQKEVEQLKKLLLKKDLDAMVQDCYLEVAAEDLGYKSVNELKKKLSIKP; via the coding sequence ATGTATAGAAATGACAAAGTAATTAGACGTTACAGTGAGCCTTTTAAATTAAAAATTTTAGCCGAACTTACAATCGGAAAACACACAAAGAGTGAACTTTGTAAACTCTACTCTATTGCACCTACAACAGTAAACGTGTGGATTAAAAAGTATAATCGTAAAGACTTAATGAACACCAGAGTAAAAGTGGAAACAAAAGACGAAATATCTAGAATAAAAGCACTTCAAAAAGAGGTTGAACAACTTAAAAAACTACTACTTAAAAAGGATCTCGATGCTATGGTACAGGATTGTTATCTTGAAGTAGCAGCTGAAGATCTTGGTTATAAATCAGTTAATGAACTAAAAAAAAAGCTAAGTATAAAGCCTTAA
- a CDS encoding SLATT domain-containing protein, producing MSNKIFDFNELLNSVCECYSDDVKKLLPKINNFDDNIYSDSGINELKLKAFINKEKNCYYRSVARRILAIKGLQKARDSKVNLMTNDIWNQIYLSITEIPSNATVSSIGSQGFLSIPLYRFKTDMNRFEFIRLHIWDDSLNQYINSETRKNFSIHSHAFHAQSWILAGSIFNERYSFKKSSKKKEHSLFEIKYNKTLNKVNKHSSNAVNTDNHIILSKVSQEQYFPSSTYEISAGDYHKGGSKSEDGLSATLFSFTAENGFVKNSFVVGPSDIKNSKINRKIHIEPSYLLDKLDKKMNRMQTNQRKMLLDWMRKVHQLEYAHRYESIKWSNRHSWIGYPAFIISILIAFSFRFPWKSMIEGNEYHFYTDHGFYIALFTSFVAILTGYQTFVAPNQKSVTHKNTGHHYEKIRHHIEYILTSELENKKETTK from the coding sequence ATGAGTAATAAGATTTTTGATTTTAATGAATTACTAAATTCTGTTTGTGAATGTTACTCTGATGATGTTAAAAAATTATTACCCAAAATCAACAATTTTGATGATAATATTTATTCAGATTCTGGAATAAACGAACTGAAATTAAAAGCATTTATCAATAAGGAAAAAAACTGTTATTATCGTTCAGTAGCAAGAAGAATTCTAGCCATAAAAGGATTACAAAAAGCTCGAGATTCTAAAGTAAATTTAATGACAAACGATATCTGGAATCAGATTTATTTGTCTATTACTGAAATACCTTCAAACGCAACTGTCTCATCAATCGGTTCTCAAGGCTTTTTATCAATTCCGTTATATAGGTTCAAAACCGATATGAATAGATTTGAATTTATCAGATTGCATATTTGGGACGATAGTCTTAATCAGTATATAAATAGTGAGACAAGAAAAAATTTCAGTATTCATTCTCATGCTTTTCACGCTCAAAGTTGGATACTTGCTGGTTCAATATTTAATGAACGATATTCTTTTAAAAAATCATCTAAAAAAAAGGAACACTCATTATTTGAAATTAAATACAATAAAACATTAAATAAAGTAAACAAGCATTCATCGAATGCCGTAAATACAGATAACCATATAATCTTATCAAAAGTTTCTCAAGAACAATATTTCCCTTCAAGTACTTATGAAATAAGTGCAGGTGATTATCACAAAGGTGGCAGTAAAAGTGAAGACGGATTGAGCGCAACATTATTCTCATTTACTGCAGAAAATGGGTTTGTTAAAAATTCTTTTGTTGTTGGACCAAGCGATATTAAAAACTCTAAAATCAATAGAAAAATACATATTGAACCGTCTTATTTATTGGATAAATTAGATAAGAAAATGAATAGAATGCAAACTAATCAACGAAAAATGCTTTTAGATTGGATGCGAAAAGTTCATCAACTTGAATATGCTCATAGATATGAATCTATCAAGTGGTCTAATCGGCATTCATGGATTGGTTATCCTGCATTTATCATTTCAATTCTGATAGCTTTCTCTTTTAGATTTCCTTGGAAATCAATGATAGAAGGTAATGAATATCATTTTTACACAGATCATGGTTTTTATATTGCTTTGTTCACATCTTTTGTTGCTATTCTGACTGGATATCAAACATTTGTAGCACCAAACCAAAAGTCTGTTACTCATAAAAACACTGGACATCATTATGAAAAGATAAGACACCACATTGAGTATATTCTTACTTCAGAACTTGAAAATAAGAAAGAAACAACAAAATAG
- a CDS encoding AbaSI family restriction endonuclease: MTELDYIIKQISKTNKKNFENYVITRIWHGINQSDIKFTTQQYVNRPNGHALTDMYFPQFNLHIEIDEPFHNKQKELDINRETDIIEATNHKIERVKITNDINFINEQVDKIIENVKNLRLAKIKNNTFKPWDLEKEFNPNFHREKGYLDIEENPAFRTILDASNCLGQNYKGVQRAWFKSKVYENHNLWFPKFYENADWDNKMIEDGKTIIEKCKIEGRKDTHYYDLINSPIKRIVFPRSIDNLGFILYKFKGIFVTDKERSSPENGMVYKRIDTRFEMKK; encoded by the coding sequence TTGACAGAATTAGATTATATTATTAAGCAGATTTCCAAAACGAACAAAAAGAATTTTGAAAATTATGTAATTACTCGAATTTGGCACGGAATTAATCAAAGTGATATAAAATTTACAACTCAACAATATGTAAATCGACCAAATGGACACGCATTAACTGATATGTATTTTCCACAATTTAACTTGCATATTGAAATTGACGAACCGTTTCATAACAAACAAAAAGAACTTGACATAAATCGTGAAACTGATATAATCGAAGCTACTAATCATAAAATTGAAAGAGTCAAAATAACTAATGACATTAATTTCATTAATGAACAAGTTGACAAAATAATTGAGAATGTAAAAAATTTACGATTAGCAAAAATTAAAAACAATACATTCAAACCTTGGGATTTAGAAAAAGAATTTAATCCAAACTTTCACAGAGAAAAAGGTTATTTGGATATTGAAGAAAATCCAGCATTTAGAACAATTTTAGATGCAAGTAATTGTTTAGGACAGAACTATAAAGGTGTTCAACGAGCTTGGTTTAAAAGTAAAGTTTATGAAAATCATAATTTATGGTTTCCGAAGTTTTACGAAAATGCAGATTGGGATAACAAAATGATTGAAGACGGAAAGACTATAATAGAAAAATGTAAAATAGAAGGCAGAAAAGACACTCATTATTACGATTTAATAAATAGTCCAATAAAAAGAATTGTCTTTCCACGAAGTATTGATAATTTAGGTTTCATTTTATACAAGTTCAAAGGAATATTTGTAACCGACAAAGAAAGGTCAAGTCCTGAAAATGGAATGGTTTATAAACGAATTGATACTCGATTTGAAATGAAAAAATAA
- a CDS encoding tetratricopeptide repeat protein, with protein sequence MKKTLLIILIFGFVSCKTNNENSQTELKEVIEDNAELVEIYKNDQADRQAGENIDWSVVSKRDSLRELRVYQLLDSNKVRTSKDYRNAAMVYQHGGDSTAYGMAVKMMRKSIELDSTADKWLLAAAIDRYLLSKDELQIYGTQYHKYGKGEPWQIARMDTTKISDAERIEYGVETLAEQKEKVKRINQKKLYDLYSQGKSVDQIIRIIKEENKNDTKYDISENGINGFGYNLMGEDNYENALKILTLNTELYPNAFNTWDSLGECLLALGKKEDGIEAYKKSLELNPANENAETIISDNK encoded by the coding sequence ATGAAAAAGACCTTATTAATCATTTTAATCTTCGGATTTGTTTCTTGTAAAACGAATAATGAAAATTCACAAACCGAATTAAAAGAAGTAATTGAGGATAATGCTGAATTAGTTGAAATTTATAAAAACGACCAAGCTGATAGACAAGCAGGAGAGAATATTGACTGGAGTGTTGTTTCAAAAAGAGACAGTTTGAGAGAACTAAGGGTTTATCAACTTTTGGATTCAAATAAAGTTAGGACTTCTAAAGACTATCGTAATGCAGCTATGGTTTATCAACACGGAGGAGATTCTACTGCGTACGGAATGGCAGTTAAAATGATGCGTAAATCAATAGAGCTTGATTCTACAGCTGACAAATGGCTTTTAGCAGCAGCAATTGACAGATATTTATTAAGTAAAGATGAACTGCAAATTTATGGTACTCAATATCATAAATATGGAAAAGGTGAACCTTGGCAAATTGCAAGAATGGATACTACAAAAATTTCGGATGCCGAACGAATCGAATATGGCGTAGAAACTTTGGCGGAACAAAAAGAGAAAGTTAAGCGTATTAATCAGAAAAAATTATATGACCTCTATTCTCAAGGGAAATCTGTTGATCAGATTATCAGAATAATAAAAGAAGAAAACAAAAATGACACTAAATACGACATTTCTGAAAATGGAATTAATGGCTTTGGATATAATTTAATGGGAGAAGACAATTATGAAAATGCTTTAAAAATTTTAACTCTCAATACGGAATTATATCCTAATGCTTTCAATACTTGGGATAGCTTGGGAGAATGTCTTTTAGCACTTGGAAAAAAAGAAGATGGAATTGAAGCATATAAAAAATCATTAGAGCTTAATCCTGCAAATGAAAACGCTGAAACAATAATTTCGGATAATAAATAA
- a CDS encoding IS110 family transposase produces the protein MKNYEEVVGIDVSKKTIDAYCYHGQLHKEFVNDLIGYKSLLKWVSKETQSSKVFYCFENTGYYSLKLALYLHGQGVVYVEESPLKIKRSSGIVKEKTDKLDSSIIARYAWLYREELSPSTVKSMSHLELGRLLALRDQLVRNNAGLKGTLKELKVLLSSPTTDSGCISLKRSIDYLSKQVKGIESRIKEIISGDDSMNKNHELLTSLKGVGLVVACQLIYHTGNFTRFDSWRAFSSYCGTAPFEHRSGTSIHRRKQCHYLGDRKMKSLLSMASVSAIQHDSELRLYYQRKLAEGKDKMLAINNVRNKLIARAFAVVKRGTPYVVLQQYAA, from the coding sequence ATGAAAAATTATGAAGAAGTAGTCGGAATTGATGTATCAAAAAAGACGATTGATGCTTATTGCTATCATGGGCAATTACACAAGGAGTTTGTTAATGATTTAATAGGTTATAAAAGTCTATTAAAATGGGTTTCTAAAGAGACACAATCAAGCAAGGTTTTTTATTGTTTTGAGAATACGGGTTATTACTCCTTAAAGCTAGCCCTTTATTTACATGGTCAAGGAGTTGTTTATGTAGAAGAAAGTCCATTGAAAATCAAGCGTTCATCTGGGATTGTAAAAGAAAAGACAGATAAATTGGATTCGAGTATAATCGCTCGTTATGCTTGGCTTTATAGAGAAGAGTTGAGTCCAAGTACAGTAAAAAGTATGTCTCATTTAGAGTTAGGGAGGTTATTAGCTTTACGAGATCAATTAGTAAGAAACAATGCAGGTCTTAAAGGAACATTAAAAGAGCTGAAAGTGCTTTTGTCCAGTCCAACAACCGATTCTGGTTGTATAAGCTTAAAACGAAGTATAGACTACTTGTCAAAGCAAGTAAAAGGTATAGAGTCTAGAATTAAGGAAATCATTTCAGGGGATGATTCTATGAATAAAAATCACGAATTACTTACAAGCCTCAAAGGTGTTGGTTTGGTTGTCGCTTGTCAGCTTATTTATCATACAGGAAACTTTACACGCTTCGATAGTTGGCGTGCGTTTTCAAGTTATTGCGGCACAGCACCTTTTGAGCATCGCTCTGGAACCAGTATTCACCGACGAAAACAATGTCATTATTTAGGAGATAGAAAGATGAAAAGTTTATTAAGTATGGCAAGTGTAAGTGCTATACAACATGATAGTGAACTACGATTGTATTATCAGAGAAAATTAGCAGAAGGAAAAGATAAAATGCTTGCTATAAATAATGTTAGAAATAAATTAATAGCAAGAGCTTTTGCGGTTGTAAAAAGAGGAACACCTTATGTAGTTCTTCAACAATATGCGGCTTAA
- a CDS encoding DUF6090 family protein, which yields MIKFFRKIRQRMLTENKFSKYLIYAIGEIVLVVIGILIALSINNWNQERIQELEEQTIVKNIHTEYLQNKTILKRRIDEAELCEAALKKLMNIIGKDEDYLKKQNVDSLLFYAFDPPIFRPSENTISGLIQSGRLDLLQNKELVNLIYNWGRTMKALTDRTTRFTAISDNEIFPYLSKKYSYKDIDAHGPLNWKEKSNLKVDKLQIFKEIEFENLTDGFLYWMADNKNLFIELDLLIDKILMKTQYD from the coding sequence ATGATAAAATTCTTTAGGAAAATTAGACAAAGAATGCTGACCGAAAATAAATTCAGTAAGTATCTTATTTACGCTATTGGTGAAATTGTACTTGTTGTAATTGGAATTTTGATTGCATTGTCAATCAATAATTGGAACCAAGAACGAATCCAGGAACTTGAAGAACAAACCATTGTAAAGAACATTCATACTGAATATTTGCAAAACAAAACGATTTTAAAAAGAAGAATTGATGAAGCTGAATTATGTGAGGCAGCCCTTAAAAAATTAATGAATATTATCGGCAAAGACGAAGATTATCTTAAAAAGCAAAATGTCGACAGTTTACTTTTTTATGCCTTTGACCCTCCTATATTCAGACCCTCGGAAAACACCATTTCTGGTCTCATACAATCAGGACGTTTGGATTTGCTCCAAAATAAGGAATTAGTTAATTTAATATATAATTGGGGACGAACGATGAAGGCGTTGACAGATAGAACAACAAGATTTACTGCAATATCTGATAACGAGATTTTTCCTTACTTATCAAAAAAATATTCCTATAAAGATATCGATGCCCATGGTCCATTAAATTGGAAAGAAAAATCAAACCTGAAGGTGGATAAACTTCAAATTTTTAAAGAAATTGAATTCGAAAACCTTACTGACGGGTTTTTATACTGGATGGCAGATAACAAAAATCTATTTATAGAATTAGACCTATTGATTGATAAAATTCTCATGAAAACTCAATATGATTAA